The Falco cherrug isolate bFalChe1 chromosome 3, bFalChe1.pri, whole genome shotgun sequence genome segment CTATGTAGCTACATGTTGTGTTGGATTTTTATTAATCTCCCTCCTCCAGAAATAGTTCCTAATGAGAGGACAGTACCCTGCAGGTAGGGCTTACTAGAAGAGGTAGGGTGACCGGGAGGGAGACCAGATAGGTAACATGTCCCTTaaccttctccttctccctgtcCGCCCTTCTTTAGCCTCTTCCAGTGTGGCACATGGATTTGGACACACGGTGTGAATGCTCACACACAGCACAGTCCCCAGATGTGGATGAGGGTTGGATCCAGGCCCTGCTTGTGTTTGCTATCCATTGGTGACATGTTACAGAAAAAGTCTATAACTTCATCAGTCAAGAAAAAAGACACCACTGCCTCTTTCTTATGACTGCAATAAGCTATTGTGGAATGGAAAGGCTCATAATAGAGCACGCTGAGGTCTTATACCAGCCATAATTAGCACATAGCATATTAGTTCCTACACACCATATAATGTGTTTAAGAATATCAAACCatgttggatggggctttgagcaacctggtctggtggaaggtgtccctgtccacAGCAGGGTCGTTGGAACCAGATGgtctttgaggtcccttccaacccaaaccattctaagATTCTATGAAAGTACATATATTGGGTTTAGCAGTGtaatttcatctgttttttgTACTGAAGGATAACGTTGGCATCACACACTGTAACTATTTGTTCAAGTTATTAAATATCAAAGTCACCTCCAAatgttttttgtcatttttttccttgtcaacTAATTATTTTATGGAAATTTTTGTGCACTTCATAGGAAATAAGGTAGATGTTACTCATTAAAATCTATCTATTTCATAGAAAaacttttcaatatttttgcaTGTCTTGCTAGATGTGAGACTAATCTGGAAGGCCTTGAGacataaagaggaaaattagGAATACTACAGATTAAGGCAaattctgtgctgcagtggtgTGGAGTTGCATTCAGAACTCATTATAAAAGTCATACATATATGTCTACATAATAgctcttcagtatttcctttggTATAAAATTATTGACAAATATTAATAACACACATGAAGAATAAACCtaggttttaatgaaaaaaacatagcTGATCAGGTTATTCAGTTTTTAGTAAGGAACTGAACGGCAGTGCTGCTGTAAAGATGGAATGGCATCTCGACTGGTGCTGCCTCAGGACTGGTGCTTGCTGCCCAGCTGGCAGTAACGTGATAAAGCAGCAACAGATGCTAAGGGGCATGGTGAAGTTAATTTGATGGGATATGCATGCCTGAAGTAACTGGTGCAACTGCTTGAGGAAATAATATATGCCGGCTACACCATGGCCATAGGCAGAATGCCAGAAAGGAGacggaggaggaaggaaaagaggtgAACCTCCCACTGTTATCGACATTAAACAGGGAATAAAGGACGATGTTAAGTGTTACCACTGGGACTGTATATTAACGATGAAAGCTAACATTTTCCTACAGATGGAAAAGTATGAAGTGTCTGtatattaataaaatgttatttctggaAGGAATACAAACTACATTGAAAGAGTGATTTCAGAACATGTTAAAGAAATtgtgaaaaacatgaaaaaaaaaattgggaacTTTTACTGTTGCACAagctttcttctaaaaaaatatgatcctctttaatttttttaagaaaaaaaaatcacaaaaatctgaatttgtATAATGGGAGCAAAGAACTGATTTCAAATCCCAGATTTGGTACTGCTTCCCTTTGTGCCTAACTTTACCCTTCTGCCTTATTTCTGATCCCGAGAAGTAAGCAAGCAGACATTGCATGGAGGTTTTATAAAGATAGCCAGGTCAATGTCAGAGAAAGCTTTCAAGGTCCTCTTTCAATGAAGAAGAAATTCTCTACCTAAATTAAGACTTGCTACAACAGTTCACATAATCATTTCTGTTACTTGGAGGAATAATGTGGAAAGACTGTACTTTAGGCTGTGAACATCTTCCCGGGATATCTTTGATGTGCTGCTGGTGTGTTTATTTTCCAAGGGAATAGCTGGGTTTGCAGACTGCCTGTTTTGCCTGATGACTTGGAAAGCACTTTAGAGCAGATTCATTCAAATGTACAGCGTGTTTGATTTAATGTATTCCTATTTTATAAAGGTAATTTGAAGTGCTTCGGGGGACAGATGGAGGCAACAAATCCAACACAAAATTCTTATATAGTGTTTTGAGCATGCAAAGTACAGGAGAGCCAGACAGTTGAAAAAATTATTGTAGCCCAgtgaaaaatgttgaaattgAAACTGTTATAATAAAAGCTGAGCAGCAATGGTACAGATGgctcaaaaccccaaacaaccatGCTCACAAATAAACTCTAAATCCAGGCAAAGACATGAGCTAAAGGAGAGATGAGCTGTAGAGCATATCAACCAAAATCTCTGGatgctttcaggttttgtggATGTCTTTACCTCAACTCATTTACCAGTGACAtgtataatttttctgtgtgtttaataATGTTGTATGCAACTGTTTACAATATTCCTTTGGGGTTTATTGGCTACAGAAAGCACAATTTTGCCCAGGATACAGTCAAAAGAGGGCAGACAAAAGTATCTACTAATATGACAAAAACCCATGTACTGCTATGTCTTTGCAAGATAAGGTTTGGAAAACGTTTTCTGATTTTATCTAACAATATCATTTGAATGAGGTTTACTAAATAACTTCAGTTTAAACATATGCTTTTGGGTATCGCTGTATGAGCAGTTTAAGTCAGTCTCAAAGTCAATAAATAGTTTCAACatgtctaaatatttttaaacatagctATTGTGGCTCTGTTGAACCTCATAAGAGGGGTGATTTGGggatgtttgttttcaaaagtcCAAATTGCCATGCACCTGGACTCCTAATTGCCTAACTGTGTGCCCTGTAGAGATCTGCTCTGTACACAGGCTTCATATTTAGCAAACACACTGATCTTAATTACTATGTGCAATGTTGTTTCTTATGATTTTAAAGGTTCCTCCTTCTCGTTACAGAAAAGCTGCCCTCAAGTGCAGAAAGGGAGCACAGAGGTTGCCTTAGATAGAGTGGTTTTGGGGCCGTAGTGAGCAGGCTCTTTCATGAACCGACCCTGTCCCTCTACCCTGTCTTGTACCTTACCTTCTCCTGTAGAACTCCATTTAAGTAGTactaaaaggcattttttacaGCACCTCTTgtggctgggggagagggggaacaGGACTGAAAAGAACACACAGCCctttttcatgtatttcctATAAAcactaacattttttaaatcttgagAGCCCTCACTATCTAATCTGACCATTCATTTATTTGTGTTCTGTGTCTATCTCCTAAGCTGCTTGATGTGGAGCACCTCTTGTGAGTTCCTGAGTGGCTGCTAAGCCTGCTGAGGACTACTGAATGcttcagaggaaagagaagacatTCCGAGACTTTGGCAAAATCTTTATCACAAACCTAATGGATTGCTCTCATTGTGTCCCCGATCTTAGCTGCTGGAGTAGTGGTGCAGACATCAGAGCCTAGAAAAAGCAGGCAAGAAGTGGAGTTTCCATTTTGCAGTCTTAGCACATAAGAGTGAGACCATTAAGAAGAGACTGGGAACTGTTTTCCAAACTCATTCATAATCTGACTGTCCTTTAATCTACACAGAGCAGAGAGCCAGGCTGCCTGCTGAACTCTGACTTTTGAGGCTTCTAATCAAGATGCTTTTTTGCCTGGGACTAGGGCCATAACAATTAGAAGGGGAGGCAAATTAGGCTTCAGATCCTGTTTTCACTGATGTTTAATGTAAAATGTGAATGTTCCCTCAGAGGAGGTTTGTAACTCATCGGTTAACCTAGCTggaaactaagaaaaataaataatttagtaGATATACTACAACAAGGATTGTAAACATGTAGACTGATATAATTGTGCTTTGTTGCAGCAAGAGTGCGTGATACGCTGTAACACGCAGACAAGGGTTCTGCCATTGATTTTAGAAGCTAGGATTTTTTCAATCCTCATCCTTCTACAGAGGCATAAAACCCTGCTATATTCAATGCCTGCCAGCGGTTACAACATTGCGGTTTCTcacacaaagcaagaaaaacaaagatggGAAAGGGCTATTAAAACTTTGCTAAGTAAAAGCTAATAATAAATCAAGGCAACATGAAAAAGATAAATCCATGAGCTTCTTCCTGATCTTATATTGCCATAACTGATATCAGTGGTTTGCTTTATACCATCAAATTTAAATACCTGTTTGTTTATCCAACCCAACTCAAATATGATGTTCTGCTTCAGTGTTGACTTGAAGCTAACCTTAAAGCTGCTTGATAAAGCTTAATAGTAAAACTCAGTCAAATATTACTGTGCTGCTAAACCAGAATCTTTGTATTTGGAGTTAAACTTTGATGTTAACTACTTTTACAAAAATCACTGATTGATCCAAAAATATTAGGAGGAACTGACCTCCAATCCATAACCTACTAGAACTACATCCTTGCCATGGAGATAATGAAAATGCAGTCTTATTTGCTTTGCAACTTAGTCTAGTATActttaaaagtatatatatatatatatatatatatatatacacttgtaaatatactttaaaatattttaattttataaatatatatatatatatatataaagaagaTAAATATAGCTTTTACATATGGGATTGTATAAGAAGTGTTGCAGATGTAACCAAAAGGAATGTGATAGCTTGTTGAAGAATATCAAAGTGTATTGCTAGAAAGACAGAGATATGTGGGAACTGATGAAAACAGGACACTAAGGATATGCtaacatttccattttcctaAACCCCTCCCATTAAAAGTGCCCTGAGCATGGCATACGTTTAGATACACTTCTTTTGGTTACTTTTGAGTGGAGAATAATCTGTGTGTAAACAACCTCAATAAATTATTTGACTGAGTTTCCTATTCCTCACATATGCTTTGCTCACGGTACCTTATTTCATGATACCCAAAATTCATTTTGAAAGCATACCTTCTAAACGTTAGCGCTCTCAAGAACTGCCTCGAGTATTCTGTTGCATGAAAATGCAGATTCCTAGTTTGTGGTCCTGGTATGGTAGAAGTAAGTAATTACATGGTTAACATTTTATGGTGCATAAGATGTTTACACTGTGCAATTCAGGAGGGCACTACAAATGCAATAAACTTAATCTTTCTTCTATGGTTTACCATTTCCTAGGGCTGCCAGTGCTAGTCTAGTCCTCATAAGCAATTTTATGACTACCAAACTGTAGGCTACTTTTGGCAACAAAGCAGTCATTTCATGGAATGAAAAAACAGTGgaagtttcttcttttaaccTCAGGATATCCTTTTACAAGGAGGAATCCCGTGTGAGTCTTTAAGATGAATTAGCGTAAGTTTTCCATTACTGTGACAATTGAAAGCAGCTATAAATGTATGAAGTATATAGCCATATTTTGCCTTTAGTTATAAGGATGCTTAAGGTTTCCCATTTGCTGTTTCTGGGCTAGGACACTCTCAGGAATACTATACAAGTCGTCATAAATACTCAGTTCTACTGAAATGGACTTGTTTTAGGTGTGTCACTATTTATACAATAACTAATACCAGAGTGATGTCTCAGAATCTTCCCCTCAGTGTAAATATTTCAGCACACTGCctactgtaattaatttttgtttatgcCTTACATATAAATTGTTTTGTAATAAAATCTGCTTGAAACGTTTCTTGTAAAATCATTGTATTAACCATATCTTTTATGTATAAACTCATAAGAAACTaaacacattaattttctgaattataTGAGTTTTTGACAGTATATCAAATCATTCGATGTTTTTAACATGATTGTATAGCACTTATTCGGGACGCTGGTACtataaataaagcaataaagtTTCCAGTCCTACATGTAGACACCTAATCAATCAAGCTGCAAAATAACACAGTCTGGATTCCCAACCTAAGACTTTAAAAGTTGCACTCTTTAATGGGTACATTTATTGAGTTTCACAGGCATTtaaccttttttgtttgtatcctttatttaaagattttttctgAACTAGACATCTCCAGGTGAAAGCAATGCAAACTTTGTTACATCTTGATTGATATTTGtccaaaaaattaaaacactggATTGTTTTAGCAACATTCAGTTGCTAATAATGCCAGTTCTTCTCTTACACCCCCTGTTACTGATGCAGCAACTTCAGAACTATCACCTTTCACTGGGAATTTAATCAATCTCATATAAAGCTACTCGATAGCTTGTTTCAGCATATTCCTAATTTGCTTTGACAAAACTGTCAATgcacatgtatttaaaatataacaacCCAATCATTGGTGCCCAGGCTGTAGCTTGCACACCTAAATTGGTCTGCCAGAATAATTTCTCTGGTCATGGCTTGCTCCTTGCTAGTATCTTCCCCTAAATCCTTGCAATTCATCCTCTgttaaacaacaaaaagtgTATTCCCTGCATGAGCAAAGTGTATGCAGTTTCCTTCATGTGGATGTAAAGGAAAGTATGACAAGGAAGACTGCAGATAAGATGGAGGCACCTCTAGTAACAGCTTGCTGTGCCCAAGGAACGGTTACTCCCGACATAAATTAGTCGGTGTTGCAGTTCCCACCAAAGGACCTTCACAttaaaaggacaaaattaaacagaacagGCATTTAGCAATACACTGGAGTTATGGTTCTTAATATCACCTTCTCAGAAAAGTCgtgcttctctctctcccaaAGAACAATTCAGAAATAACTATGGCAAGTTTTCAGGAGCTTGCAACTCAGAATTATTTTGTCTTCTGGTTCATGGCGTAGTATATCCTATTCTCCGGCTTCAGGACCACTGTTCAGTGCAGACCAGTTACATGGGCCTAAATGAGTCATGTCTTTCATTTCAATGAGATAACTCACATGCTTAGTTGGGTGTGTTTGCATGCTAATATTCCACGCAAAATAGCATTTCTCAGTTGCTCATGCCAGATCAGGGAAATATCCTGGATTTACAACATAGGCCTGGAAAAAACACCTGCATGGGCAAAAATTCTTCAATATCCAATTACTATCTATGTCATCATGAGAGCATCTTTAGAAACACCTTTTCGTGAAGCAGAAGTCCTCTGGCTGTTACCCTGTGCCTCTCaggttttacattgcttcgCTGACAAATaccaaaattaaatataaagaCAGCTAAGAAAGCAGCTCAGATGACAGACAAGTTTAATGAGAATCTAAGTAACTCAGCCTGACAAgtataaaagcagttttaattaatttaatgtaATCATTTAAATGCATATATAGTAAACCTGTAATTGTTACTCCTATTACTTCAAACAATTTCTGAAGCTAACCAGGCCACCAGtgcttttttaaagaacaggTTAGACAACATCTGTTGGAAATTATTCACTAAATCAACTAATCTaacgggggtgggggtgggggggtgggggtggggtaaGTGCAATCTTTTGCAGCACAGATTGTTTGCCCAGCAGCTGTGTGCTCAAGAGCTTGTCTGTTTTTCTAAGTGTAGTGATTAGTCTATGAAAAGATAACTGCTTTTCCTTACAGATCTTGCCTTGCTTATATCATCAGACCATTGGAATTGCATCATCCATACTATGGGAATATCCTATGATTCACCGACTAGTAAGCCTGAAAGGCGGATCATTTAGTCCAGCATTTTGTCCAGCAATGGGCCAATTTGGTGCATTTTCAAGGGTGTgtgaggttgtttttttcccccttcaaacAGTGAGAGTGCTGGGAAGACTTGCAGGAGCCAGCTGACACTGCCTCTTAGCTCTGTAGCTGTATCCGCTCTGCGTGCAGGAGAGGatcccagctctgcccaagTCTTGCTGAATTCCTGCGGTCTCGCTTGGATTTTATCCAAAAATTCTTCAGCTTGTGCTCCACGACTATGCACTGTGTCACTCAAAATTTGACTGCGTGTTGCctgttgcctttcctttctgagCTGCGGCTCCAAGGATCTGTACAATGCCAGGATTAGCTATTTTAGGGGGGGCAGGCTTCAGCCTGTACATTCCCAGGGACTGGAGAAGCATCTCTGCTCACTAACCAGTTACAATATTTTTATAGGTTGGAGTGTAATGTCAGGACTGTCACTTAGATAGACCATTATGTTTCTCATACCCTTTCATGGTCCCTTTTCAAgtacattttctgtaattataAATACAGAACCCTGTAGCTTTTAGGAGTGGCAGTAGGAGATTTATTCCAGCTCTGAGCACAAGGTTATGCACTTTCAATGCAGAAATGTAGTGGCAGCATAAAGCGTGTAACTCTGATGGACATTTCCACTCAGGCTTTTTCATATTCTGTGAAAGCAACTGTACTGAACATAAATATAACACAAGCTGAATCCACATACATGCTCATAGCATAAACCCAGAAATTAAtattctgttgtcttttttttttttttttttctttctacagaaCTTCCAGCCATCCCCAGTTTGCTGAAATGCCTTCCTGAATGTACAGGTATGCCCACGATCCTTGTAACGCAGGGCTTTCTTGCCATTATCATTACGATGATGGATGCATTTGCATTGTAAGTAAGGAGCACACACAAAATCAAGTGCTCACATTCGCCTACAGGTAAAGGCAAGAAAGCAGATTATGCTGGAGGTATTTATCCACAACTTTCCCCGTTGTACAGTCTCCCAGGATCGTTTTATTCTGCTGTGGTGCTCAAAGACATCTGTCATTTTTTTAGGCGGGTGTGTTGATTGCCCAGGTTGTATCATTTCTAATGGTGCATTTTGCAAGTGAACATTTTTGCAACACATTCTTCAAGATACGCTCTTCGTTATGCAGCTCAGGGTCGCTTTTTTCAAATCACCCCTTAACCTTTACAACTCCCACGCGCATTCTCATTTTGTATAGGCTTGCAAATTTCCCAGCAGAGGAATATAGCTCCACCGGAGCACGCTGTACGCTTAAGCACTGTGAAGAACACAAACCCCTCTCCGCCCTACGCGGCTCCTCTCATTAGTAACGCCAGAGCAACAGCGACCTACGAAGCTGTCAGGCCTCAGCGAGGCTCATGAGGAAACACCCCTCGGAACGGAGCCCTCGCTGCGCGTTCCggctctttctttctgtctagCATCGGCTCAGGAGTCGAGCTCAAACCACCCAAAAGCGCGTCCGGGCCAGCCGGGGTGCGAGCGgctgctgccgggggggctcgTCCCGCTTGTGAGGCGGAGGACGCGGGGCGCCGGTGCCGCGGAGCCCGCCCGTGAGGCAGGGCGAGCGGCCGGCACGCCGCGGGAGCCCAGGCGTAACCCCCCGCTCAGAGGGGTCCCCACCGCGCGTCCCCCGGCAGCGTTTCGGCGCAGCCCCCCGGCTCCCGCCCGTTAAGGCTCCGCCGCGGGTGCGGGCTGCTGAGAACGGGGCGGGACCGCGGCGGCGTGCGGCGCCCCGAGGCGAGGGCGAGGCGGGCGAGGCGGCCCCACCGCCGCACACCCCGGCCGGCCCCacgccccgcggcgggcggagtggcgcggcgcggggcggcgcggggcggggcggggcgggggcgggccgcAGCGCTACCGCCGAGTCccgcagcggggccgggcgctgccgccgccgccgctgccggagcccagcccccgccccctGCGCTGCGAGCGGCGCCCGGGCTGCCACATCGGCACCGCCGCTCCGAGAAGGCGCTTCGCGGAGCGGATCGGGAGCCCAGCGTGCCGGGAGATGGAGCCCCGCTtctgctgccgccgctgccgccccccggGACTCGCGCTCCGCCAGGGCCGCCGCTGCCACCGCCGGGACGGAGAGCGCGGCGCCGCCGTCTAACGCCGcagccccggcggcgcggccgagGGGGGAGGCGGCGCGGAGACCGCCGCGTCCCCGTCGCCCGCCGGGCCCGCGCGGCGCCGAAGCGCGGCCCCCTGCTCCCCGCCCTCCCCGCAGCCGCTTctccgcccccgcccggccctcGGCTGGGCTCCGCCGCCGGCAGCCGGGCCATGGCGGGGCGATGAGGGagcggccgccgctgcccgcagGCTGCGTGGGGAGGCGGGGAGCGACGGGGCTGGGCGGCTCGGCGGCGCTAGAGCCggccggcgggccggggggaTGTGGGGCGCGGGGGCCGCGGCGTTGCAGCTCCTCTCCCGGGCCGTGAAGCAGGCGGCGGCGCAGGGGGCCCGGCAGGACCTGGGCCGCTGGCTGTCCCGAGCCGCCGGGacggcggcgggaggcggcggcggggacgcCGTCGGCTTCGTcccggcggaggcggcgggggccggcgggctgctgctggggcccTACGCGGAGCAGGGCGGGCTGCCGCCGGccgagctgctgctctgccagctgcccgaggcgggcggcggcgggcccgggctGGCCGAGGCCCGGGGCTGgcgctgctcctgctgcctgctgggcaccTGCTGGTGCAAGAGCTGCCTCAGCGTGTGCGTCCTGGCGGCCCTCTGCTTCGCCTCGCTCGCCCTGGTGCGCCAGTACCTGCGGGACCTGCTGCTCTGGGCCGAGAGCCTGGACAGCCTGGCCGGCGTGCTGCTCTTCACCGTGGGCTTCATCGTCGTGTCCTTCCCCTGCGGCTGGGGCTACATCCTGCTCAACGTGGCAGCCGGCTATCTCTACGGCTTCGTGCTGGGCATGGGTCTGATGGTGCTCGGCGTCCTCGTCGGCACCTTTGTCGCCCACGTGGCCTGCAAGCGGCTGTTGGCCCGCTGGGCGCGGGCCCGGATCCAGGGCAGCGACACGCTCAGCGCCGTCGTCCGCGTCGTGGAGGGCGGCAGCGGCCTCAAGGTGGTGGCCCTGGCGCGGCTGACGCCGATCCCCTTCGGCCTGCAGAACGCCGTCTTCGCGGTGAGTCCCGGCCCGGGCCCTGCAGCCAGGAAGAAGCTCTGGCTGGAAGGATGGCTCGCAGTGTAGTGGCCGCTGTCGCTGGTGGAGGTTGCCTCCTTTCCCAGGAGGAAACCTGGGTTTCTTTTAACAACAGCAGaagcaccccccaccccccccgcctgCTTGCACTAGTCCGTGCTTGCAGAGGGACGGCGGGCAGGTTTTCGAGGCGCCTTGCTTGGTGACATTGCGTTACGAGTTGCTCTCGGGCTTTCAAGACTGTGTGCCAGTGTTAGAACGAAGCACCAGGGTGCTGTGTAGCAAAGTCTGCGGAGAACTCGACTGTTTTGAAGTGCCTGGTTTTTTAAAGTCATCCAAGCGGGAGGAAAAGTTGTATTTGTAAGCAGTCTTGCCAGATCTCCCTAAACTACTTTGTATAAACAATCatattggaaagaaagaagcgGACAGATTAAAATTCTTACTCTGGTTGGTTGGTGTTTGTAGCATACGTCTGGCAAATCCATACAGCATGTTAAGTCCGTGCACGTGAGAGAGGACGCGTATCTTGGGCAGAGCAGTGAGATgcagtggcagagctgaaaaagGGACTGTGCAGCAGAATGGAACTGAAAGCAAGTTTAAATTTGAGTTTGGAAAGGGATTagtcttgcttttctttctacttcTGGATGCAGATTGGTATGTTCtttagttatttaaaatttataatcTTGCTGTCCCCTTTGATCATCTTAAAAGAGAAAGTAGAGAAGAACATGGAGGGTGCGCTTTTGAGTACCATCATGCTGATGATGACAATTTCAGACCCTCATCTCTTCCTGAGTGCTTTGTCTGAAGgatctggttttggctgtgtgtTATGCCTCAGTTGTGTCTGCTAACTTGGTGATACTAAAGCAAACCAgatcctgaaatattttaaatgttttacagtAACTTACATTCTTTACTGTAAAAGACTCTccaaaaaagtgttttggtCTGCCACTTTCTTATAGCACACTTTCCTTCTCCTGTCTGCAGTCCTGATCCTGTTCCCTTCTGAAGCACTTGCTTAATTTTGACAGGTCTATCTGGTTGAAATCAGTAGGTTACTGAAAACCAAAtttgacatttcagaaaaaaattaatccacaCCATCTTTAGAGGTGATCAAATTAGAGAgcatcaaatatttaaaattgctATGTGTAAGActgggtgtgctgggacattTGTCTGAAGAGCTGCAATCTCTGTCTGTAAAAGCTGTAACAgcttatgttttctttataagCAAGTATTTTGGTATGAATGAGAAGAACCTCAGCTGTtccatttatttacttttacatttatttagttACTGCTGGACTGAGGAAGCTTAAACCCATGCAGCTGGGATCAGAGTCCCCCCCAGAGCCCAGGGTCCCAGTGTAGCAGATGCTGTAGTGTGACGTTCCCGAAGTGGGGAGAGCTGTTGTGCTTTGGTTGTTCACTGTTTCTGGGTGTCACCTGAAGTATTCAGCAGATGTTGTAGTATTGGATCTGAAGAACTGACCAGACAATTACAGAGTTAAAATGATTTCTGTTGGAAACATGATTCAGCAGACCAGTGCAGTATTAAAATGATGCTGTAAATCAGTGGTTTATATTCTCTTAAGTACTGCAAGataaatcttttcctttccaagtgGAAGGTTTCAGTGTTAAAATAACAGATAGGAAATGAGATGAAAGCAGGTTCTTGATTATGCCAAGTAGCTTGGATGTTGCCTGCTAAAATTAGTTTGGGTTGCATTTATTACTCCAGATTTACTACTTTGCAGTGTAGTCAAATAAAGCATGGCGcattacatttttaacagaGAACATTTAATATGAACTACAagattactgaaaaataaaaacgtTGCATGCAAATCAGGGAAGTCAAGGCGGTTTCTCGCTGTGAGTCAAGTTTAAGCTACATATAGAGTACAAAATGCTACCCACACAGACTGAGCTGTCATTTCTTTGAGATCTGACCTATTTGAAAACTTAATGTTTTACTGAAGTTTGAAATGCAAGGGGGTTTGGGGTGCCCTAACCATCTATCCATTCCCTGAGCTAGCAACTTCAGTAATGAATTTGAAAAGGATTGTTCTTAATAGTAGAGGAAAGAACAGTAAACTT includes the following:
- the TMEM64 gene encoding transmembrane protein 64 gives rise to the protein SPGGAAEGGGGAETAASPSPAGPARRRSAAPCSPPSPQPLLRPRPALGWAPPPAAGPWRGDEGAAAAARRLRGEAGSDGAGRLGGARAGRRAGGMWGAGAAALQLLSRAVKQAAAQGARQDLGRWLSRAAGTAAGGGGGDAVGFVPAEAAGAGGLLLGPYAEQGGLPPAELLLCQLPEAGGGGPGLAEARGWRCSCCLLGTCWCKSCLSVCVLAALCFASLALVRQYLRDLLLWAESLDSLAGVLLFTVGFIVVSFPCGWGYILLNVAAGYLYGFVLGMGLMVLGVLVGTFVAHVACKRLLARWARARIQGSDTLSAVVRVVEGGSGLKVVALARLTPIPFGLQNAVFAITDLSLPNYLMASSVGLLPTQLLNSYLGTTLRTMEDVIAEQSVSGYFIFSLQIVISIGLMFYVVHRAQVELNAAIVACEIEMKTSLVKDSQPSISGSTTYCNKRTVAFSGGGVNIV